A part of Bacillus rossius redtenbacheri isolate Brsri chromosome 1, Brsri_v3, whole genome shotgun sequence genomic DNA contains:
- the LOC134528100 gene encoding small ribosomal subunit protein uS10, with protein MSYVKDPEKPATESQTIHRIRITLTSRTVRSLEKVCADLINGAKSKNLRVKGPVRMPTKILRITTRKTPCGEGSKTWDRFQMRIHKRVIDLHSPSEIVKQITSISIEPGVEVEVTIADV; from the exons ATG TCGTACGTCAAAGATCCGGAAAAACCAGCAACAGAGTCCCAGACCATCCATCGTATCAGGATCACTCTGACATCGCGCACAGTAAGGAGCTTGGAGAAAG TTTGCGCCGACTTGATCAATGGGGCCAAGAGTAAGAACCTGCGTGTGAAGGGACCGGTCCGCATGCCCACCAAAATCCTGCGAATCACCACTCGCAAGACGCCCTGCGGCGAAGGTTCCAAGACTTGGGACCGCTTCCAAATGCGCATCCACAAGAGAGTGATCGATCTCCACAGTCCGTCGGAGATCGTCAAGCAAATT ACCTCAATCAGCATTGAACCTGGTGTGGAAGTTGAAGTGACAATTGCAGATGTGtaa